From a single Fibrobacter sp. genomic region:
- the secA gene encoding preprotein translocase subunit SecA gives MSIVDTVLHKIFGTPHERKVKQLRPVIAQINKAREALEALDDAALAAKSAEFREKLKNGATLDDIRVDAFAVCKEACDRRLGIFNIFKPENNFDFSQLGPELQDCANEAKAQLASGKNEWEVYLPAALYAKVRELYPKSVKPFRMMPFDVQMIGGLVLHEGAIAEMATGEGKTLAAALPVYLNALGGHGVHVVTVNDYLAGRDAKQMGMVYKFLGLTVGLIVNGLNPEQRRESYNSDVTYGTNNEFGFDYLRDNMAVEPSQLVQRELNFCIVDEVDSILIDEARTPLIISGPAEDATDKYAKANEIAKKLIKNKDFSVDEKDKVVQLTSKGVTHIEDLLQVTNLYGEHADWVHFIDQALKAWHIYVKDVDYIVRDGEIIIVDENTGRLMEGRRYSNGMHQAIEAKENVQIRRENQTLATITFQNYFRMYNKLSGMTGTAETEATEFIKIYNMNTWVIPTNNPCVRKDLQDLVYKSEDAKWRAIVAEIKERHEKGQPLLVGTASIEKSEHLHGLLEKEGIPHEVLNAKNHGREAEIIQYAGCKGKVTIATNMAGRGTDIALGEGVTELGGLHVLGTERHESRRIDNQLRGRSGRQGDPGSSQYFLSL, from the coding sequence ATGAGTATTGTAGATACCGTATTGCACAAGATTTTCGGTACACCCCACGAACGTAAGGTGAAGCAGCTTCGCCCGGTGATCGCCCAGATCAACAAGGCTCGCGAGGCCCTGGAAGCCCTCGATGATGCCGCCCTGGCTGCAAAGAGTGCTGAGTTCCGCGAGAAGCTGAAGAACGGCGCCACCCTTGACGATATCCGTGTGGATGCCTTCGCAGTCTGTAAGGAAGCTTGTGACCGTCGTCTCGGTATCTTCAACATCTTCAAGCCCGAGAACAACTTCGACTTTAGCCAGTTGGGCCCTGAGCTCCAGGATTGCGCCAACGAGGCCAAGGCTCAGCTCGCCAGCGGCAAGAACGAATGGGAAGTCTACCTGCCTGCCGCCCTCTATGCAAAGGTTCGTGAACTCTATCCCAAGTCCGTGAAGCCTTTCCGTATGATGCCTTTCGACGTGCAGATGATCGGTGGCTTGGTTCTTCACGAAGGTGCTATCGCAGAAATGGCTACCGGTGAAGGTAAGACTCTTGCTGCAGCACTGCCCGTTTACCTGAACGCCCTTGGCGGCCATGGTGTTCACGTGGTGACTGTTAACGATTACCTGGCTGGCCGTGACGCCAAGCAGATGGGTATGGTCTATAAGTTCCTGGGTCTTACCGTTGGTCTTATCGTGAACGGCCTCAATCCGGAACAGCGTCGTGAGAGCTACAACTCCGACGTGACCTACGGTACCAACAACGAATTCGGCTTCGACTACCTCCGCGACAACATGGCTGTGGAACCTTCCCAGCTTGTGCAGCGTGAACTGAACTTCTGTATCGTTGACGAAGTGGACTCCATCTTGATCGACGAAGCCCGTACTCCGCTTATCATCAGCGGCCCTGCCGAAGACGCTACCGACAAGTACGCCAAGGCAAATGAAATTGCAAAGAAGCTTATTAAGAACAAGGACTTCAGCGTGGATGAGAAGGACAAGGTTGTCCAGCTCACTTCCAAGGGTGTTACACACATCGAAGACCTTCTCCAGGTCACCAACCTCTACGGCGAACATGCCGACTGGGTACACTTCATTGACCAGGCCCTTAAGGCATGGCACATCTACGTGAAGGATGTGGACTATATCGTACGTGATGGCGAAATCATCATCGTCGACGAAAATACCGGTCGTCTCATGGAAGGCCGCCGTTACAGCAACGGTATGCACCAGGCTATCGAAGCCAAGGAAAACGTGCAGATTCGTCGCGAGAACCAGACTCTCGCAACCATTACCTTCCAGAACTACTTCCGTATGTACAACAAGCTGTCCGGTATGACCGGTACTGCTGAAACGGAAGCAACGGAATTCATCAAGATTTACAACATGAACACTTGGGTGATTCCCACCAACAATCCCTGTGTCCGTAAGGACCTGCAGGACCTGGTGTATAAGTCCGAAGATGCCAAGTGGCGCGCCATTGTTGCAGAAATCAAGGAACGTCACGAAAAGGGCCAGCCCCTGCTCGTTGGTACCGCCTCCATTGAAAAGTCCGAACACCTCCATGGTCTTCTGGAAAAGGAAGGCATTCCTCACGAAGTGCTCAACGCCAAGAACCATGGCCGTGAAGCTGAAATCATCCAGTACGCCGGCTGCAAGGGCAAGGTGACCATCGCTACCAACATGGCTGGTCGTGGTA